The following DNA comes from Paraburkholderia hospita.
ATGGCAGCAACACCAGTACCCGTCAGGGGGCAACACAAACCGTACACGCAGACGGAGCTATTTGCGGCGAACATGCTTGAGTGGCCGGTCAAGGACGACCTGGCCAGCATGGAGTTCCCGCTATTCTCCCTGTCGAAACGACGCGACACGACCGTGCGCGAATACGTCAGCCCGTCGACTCAGAAGCGCGTCAAGGTAATTCCGTCCGTGCTGGGCGCCGCCACTGTCTTCGACAAGGATTTGCTGCTCTATATGGGCTCACAGATCATTGAAGCCCGACAAGCGGGATTGCCGATTTCTCGCACGGTGAAGATCGATACCTATGCGTTTCTGACCGGCACCGAGCGAGATCCGGGCGGCAAAGCCTATGACAACATGCTCGACATGCTACGTCGTCTGAAAGGTACGACGATCGAGACGAACATCGCGACAGGCGGCGAAGAGGAGACGAGAGGGTTTGGCTGGATCGAGGACTACACCATTACTCGGCGGACCAAGAACGGGAAGGGTGTCCTCGAGGTCGTCGTCATCGTCGCGG
Coding sequences within:
- a CDS encoding replication initiator protein A, coding for MAATPVPVRGQHKPYTQTELFAANMLEWPVKDDLASMEFPLFSLSKRRDTTVREYVSPSTQKRVKVIPSVLGAATVFDKDLLLYMGSQIIEARQAGLPISRTVKIDTYAFLTGTERDPGGKAYDNMLDMLRRLKGTTIETNIATGGEEETRGFGWIEDYTITRRTKNGKGVLEVVVIVAEWLYKAFLHYEVLTIDRRYFLLSQPLERRLYELARKHAGDKAIWKCDIEIMRQKSGSIQSLRHFRADVRDIIKRDALPDYRVALDSSKKPHRIVFYSRDSRALTKELQRIDGFTWFEQLERQGNLMADD